One part of the Bdellovibrio bacteriovorus genome encodes these proteins:
- a CDS encoding M48 family metallopeptidase — MRLIALLMTSMLISCSTLTPKVNEADINAEAEKAYAEIKTKSKISTNKEWTAMVQRVADRIAKASGENFQWEVILIDSPEVNAWCMPGGKMAVYTGIMPVLKTEGALAAVMGHEVAHATLRHGMEGYIRAKQQSYAGILIAGATVVGGQLLCKTDECRKWSALGGAAAGFALTFLERKFSRGDETSADKKGQIYMAKAGYDPKESLVLWDRMNAAKQGAAPPEFISTHPSDQTRKNNLKSWLPEAESVYAQSPSKYGLGATIK; from the coding sequence ATGAGACTCATCGCCCTGCTAATGACATCCATGCTTATCAGTTGCTCCACTCTGACACCGAAAGTGAACGAAGCGGACATCAACGCCGAAGCGGAGAAAGCTTACGCGGAAATCAAAACCAAATCCAAAATCTCCACCAACAAAGAATGGACCGCGATGGTTCAGCGCGTGGCCGATCGAATCGCCAAGGCCTCTGGTGAAAACTTTCAGTGGGAAGTCATCCTGATCGACAGCCCCGAAGTGAATGCCTGGTGCATGCCCGGTGGAAAAATGGCGGTTTATACCGGCATCATGCCCGTGCTAAAAACCGAAGGCGCCCTGGCTGCGGTCATGGGGCATGAGGTGGCTCACGCGACTTTGCGCCACGGGATGGAAGGCTATATCCGCGCCAAACAACAAAGCTATGCCGGCATCCTGATTGCGGGCGCCACCGTCGTCGGGGGACAATTGCTTTGTAAAACAGATGAATGCCGCAAGTGGAGCGCCCTGGGTGGCGCAGCCGCTGGCTTTGCCCTGACATTCCTGGAAAGAAAATTCAGCCGCGGAGACGAAACATCCGCAGACAAAAAGGGTCAGATCTATATGGCCAAAGCCGGATACGACCCGAAAGAATCTTTGGTGTTGTGGGATCGCATGAATGCCGCAAAACAGGGCGCGGCTCCGCCAGAGTTTATCTCCACGCACCCGTCTGATCAGACCCGTAAAAACAATCTGAAAAGCTGGCTGCCAGAGGCCGAATCCGTTTACGCCCAGTCACCCAGCAAATACGGCCTGGGCGCAACCATCAAGTAG